The DNA region CCACCGTCACGCTGCTCGGGGTGACGGTCAGGTTGGCGATGACGGCTGCGGTGTTCGTCACGCCGGCTTTCACGTCGGCCGAGACCGTCCTGGTCGTGCTGCCACCCCTGGCGTCCGTCCCCGTCACCTTGACGGTGTAGGTGCCTGCGGCAGCGTAAGTATGGGGAAGTGACTGGGTGCCCGTGCAGTTCTCCAACGCCTTCGTCTGGCCGTCGCCGAAGTCCACCACGCAGGACACCGCGTCGTTCTCCGCGTCCGTCGTCTTCCAGCTCAGCGTCACCGCTTGACCAACCTGAGCCGGGCTGGGGCTGACGGACAGAGCGTCGAGCAGCGGCGGCTGATTGGTGGTGGGCGCACTTCCGATGGAGACCTCTGCGAACTTCTGGATGCCGTTGCTCTCGCCGGACCGCTTGTCGTTGAAGTCACCGGAGGCGTAGGGACCATCCACCACCTTCAGCTTCACACGATAGGTTCCCGCCCCCCCATACGTGTGTTGAATGGAATCACTCAGGTTGCAGGGGTCGACCGTTCGGTTCTGCCCGTCGCCGAAGTCCACGGAGCAGGTCAGCGTCTTGTTGCCAGGGTTGAGGAGCTTCCAACTCACGGTGGTCGAGGTGCCTGCCACACCCGGCGTGAGCGTCAGGGTCTCGATATCGGGCGCCACAATCGGGACCGCTCGACCGGGGCCATCGGGCATGGTGTATTCGTAACGCGCGACTTCCCCGATGCGGTCGTTGCAGTTCGCGTCCGTGAACCCCGGGTACGCCACCCGGCTCTGGCCTTCCAGGGTGATGAGGTCGATCTGCCCGGAACCACACGCCCAGGGCCACCCGTTCACCACGATGAAGGTCAGCTTGTCCCCACTGTTGGCCTCGAAGTCCTTGAGGACGCGTGGAGGGTAATTGCCGGGGGGAAGATTCTCACCCGCCATGTCGGCGAGCACCTGATCGTTCAGCTTGACGATGAGCCGGTCGTCGAAATACTGATAGATGCTGCTGTTCAGGGGGCGGGCCTGGGCGGAGAGCTGGAAGGAACGGCGGTACGAGTAGGCGAGCGTATTGCTGACCGTCCCCTTCGACAGCACCTTCACCTGCACGTCTCCCGGAGCCGACGCAGTGGGGGCGATGGCGACGATCTTCGTGTCGTCCACCACGGTGAAGCTGCGGGCGCTCACGTCCCCGAACTTGACGTCGGTCGCGCCCGTGAAGCCCGTCCCTTTCAGAACGATTTCGTTGCCACCGTTCGTCGAGCCGAGGGTGGGGGTCAGTTCGGTGAGGGCCACGTTCACGGTAGGGGGAGCGGCGGTCACCACGACCTCCGTGAACTTCTGGATGCTGTTGCTGTTGCCGGAGGTGAGGTCGCTCGGCAGTCCACTCGCGTATGGCCCGTCGGCGACCTTGAGCCTGGCCTTGAAGGTTCCCGGCTGGTCGTAGATGTGCTGGATCGAGTCGTTCATTTGACACGGCTCGAGGGTCTGCGTTTTCCCGTCGCCGAAATCGACGGTGCACACCAGTTTGGCATTCGTGGGGTTCACCGCACTCCACTGGAGGGTGCTCGGCGTTCCCGCCACTCCTGGAGTGATCTTGAACTCCGTCAGATCGGGCGCCTGGATCGGCAACTCCTTCCCCGGGCCGTCGGGGAGAACGTATTCGTAGCGAAAGACCTCACCGAGACGGTCCGAGCAGTTCGGGTTAGAGAAGCCGGGGTGAATTTCTTTCACCACCCCCGAGGGCGTCTTCGCCGTGATCTGGCCGATGCCGCAGTGGTGAGGCCACCGGTTGATCAGGATCAGTTCGATCCTGTCGCCGTCTTTGGCGTAAACGCTGGCCTGGGGGACAGGGTTGCCCCACGAATACTCGACATCGCTCACCACCTTGCCGTTGAGCAGCGTGAGCATCCGGTCATCGGTGCCCCGGGAGATGATCTCGTAGGACTCCCCGTACGTGAACTCCTTGCCCGGACTGGTCTCGTCCGCCTTCTGCACCGTCACGTTGACGGCCGCGACCGCTTCACCCTTCGGGGACACGGCCCTGATCTCGGTGTCACTGACGACTTTGAAGCTCTGGGCCGGTTGCGTGCCGAATCGCACTCCCGTCGCGCCTGTAAAGCCGGTGCCCGTCAGGGTGACTTCGGTGCCACCCGCCAATGGACCCCGGTCCGGTTGAAGGCTGGTCAGGGTCATCGAGGCGACCGGTGCCTTCGCCTGGACCTGGATGCTGGCCTGGCCCGTCTTGCCCGCGCTGTCCTTCACCTGGGTGGTCACGACGTGGGCTCCGGCGAGGAGTGCCGTTTCCAGAACGCCTCCCTTTCCGACAACACGGTCGTCGACTCGCCACTCGAGAGCAGCCGTCAGTTCACCATCCTCGAAGTCCAGGGCAGACGCGGTGAACTTGGTGACCTCGCCCGCTCGGACCGTCGAGCCGCTGGCAGGTGTCTGGATGGTCACGCGTGGGGCCTGGTTGATCGCCCCAACCTTCACATGGAACTTGATGGGAAGGTCCTGGCCGTTGACGAGGTTGACCACGGTGGGCACCCCATTTTTGACCGCTTCGGCTTTGGTCGGCCAGACCTTGGCGTCGATGAATGCGAGACAACCAGCGTCCAGGTTCGCGCCTTCGTTGCAGACCGGCTGCCCAGAGGTCGCACTATCCAGCCGCAGCTCGATGCGAACCGGCGTTCCGTCTGGCAGCTTGGCATCGGCGGTCTTCCAGTTCGCGAGGTAGAAGGTGTCCTGTTTCCGGATGGTTCCTGCTTTGACGCTGAATATCGGGGCGACGGCGGGTGCCGCAGCCTTGTCCACATTCAACTTGTAAATTTCGATATTGACGCGTGGGTTCTGTTCCAGGGTCCCCAGGGTGCCAGGGTCTGCGGCGATGGGGGGAAGGAAGGCGACGCCTGGAAGCGCCGTGGGCACGACCGCCGTGCCCTGTGCAGAAGTCTGACTTGTGGACGACGACTGGGTGGGTGTCGTGGTCTTCACCTGCACCGGGGGTGCCTGCTGACACGACGCCAGCACCAGGATGAGCGAGAGGGTGACGGCTTCGGGTCTCTTCACGGAGAGCTTCCGTGACACGTTCCCCTGGACGTCGGTGGGGCGAGGTCGCCCTGACCTGAAAGGTGAATTTGACACCCTGGGAACATAAGGGAGCCGTGAAGATGTCGTGAACGAATGTGAGGCGAAACTCGGATTGTGTCTAGACAGGAGTCCGAGTCAGACCTCGTGCCGACCAACGCCCTCACTGCGGGGAGCACTTTTTCAAGCGTTCCCATGGTTCGGGTATGGGCGTCATCACTTGCAGATCGTCCGGTCCTCGTTCCTGTCCAACCCGGACCCCCATAGCCCGGCTCCCCCGAGACGGGGAGCCCTCCCTGCCGCCCTCACCTCGGTACAGTTCTGGACGACAGGAACGGCCAGGGGGGTGTAGGGGGGTGTTGTCCTGCTCGCCTGCACCGCTATACTCGCGAAGTTCCCCGTCTTCCGGTAAACCCCCGGCCGCACCAACGACCCCGCCCACAACCCGAGCCGGTTGGCCTTCGCCTCGTCGGCAGTGTGGGTTGGAGGGACAAGCTCAGTACCAGGTGGCAACACCACCGTGATGGGAACACGTCCCGCGTCGGTGGGCGCTGAAGGAGTAGCTGCCATCCCGGCACCGGGCAGAAGCTCCGGAGGGAACGCTGTCGAAAAAGACAGGCCTCTGGATCTGCTGCCCATCCACGTTGGTGTAGGTGCCATTGCTCGGCACGGGCACGGGTGCCGGAGTGACCGGTGCCTTGAAGGTCAGGACACTCCTGGAAACGAACCCCTTCTGCCCGCCGTAGGTGACCGGGCACCAGGTGGTGCAGCTGCCGACGTTGAGCGAGGTTCCCCTGGGGATCACCGTGAGCACCCTGGCGCTGGTGCTGGGTCCGCCGCGCAGGTTCACGTTATTCGTGGTGGTGACCTGGAGGGCCGTGGCCTGGGTGCCGAGAGCGAGGGCCAGAGCGAACAGCAGCTGTTTCATCGGGAGAACCTCCACTCCAGGCGTATCACGTTTCCCGGCCCTGGTCGCGCGAACTTGACCAGAACCGCACTCTGGGGCGGTGGCTGTGACGGTTCGAAGCGCCAGGACGCCCAGCCCCATCCGCAGGGAACTCTGCCGGCTCAAAATTGTGCTGCGGCGAGGCTCCCGGACGCTACTGTGCGGCATGGTGCCAGCAGAGGAACAGGACACGCTGACCGGCCGGGTAATCGTGGACGGCATTGAGGGCAACCTCGCCCGGGTCGAGCTGGAGGACGGCCAGACCGAGGACTGGCCGCTCGCCAGCCTGCCCGGGAATGTGCGGGAGGGAGACGTGCTGCGGCTGCATCTGGAAGGCGGCGA from Deinococcus aetherius includes:
- a CDS encoding PKD domain-containing protein, with the protein product MKRPEAVTLSLILVLASCQQAPPVQVKTTTPTQSSSTSQTSAQGTAVVPTALPGVAFLPPIAADPGTLGTLEQNPRVNIEIYKLNVDKAAAPAVAPIFSVKAGTIRKQDTFYLANWKTADAKLPDGTPVRIELRLDSATSGQPVCNEGANLDAGCLAFIDAKVWPTKAEAVKNGVPTVVNLVNGQDLPIKFHVKVGAINQAPRVTIQTPASGSTVRAGEVTKFTASALDFEDGELTAALEWRVDDRVVGKGGVLETALLAGAHVVTTQVKDSAGKTGQASIQVQAKAPVASMTLTSLQPDRGPLAGGTEVTLTGTGFTGATGVRFGTQPAQSFKVVSDTEIRAVSPKGEAVAAVNVTVQKADETSPGKEFTYGESYEIISRGTDDRMLTLLNGKVVSDVEYSWGNPVPQASVYAKDGDRIELILINRWPHHCGIGQITAKTPSGVVKEIHPGFSNPNCSDRLGEVFRYEYVLPDGPGKELPIQAPDLTEFKITPGVAGTPSTLQWSAVNPTNAKLVCTVDFGDGKTQTLEPCQMNDSIQHIYDQPGTFKARLKVADGPYASGLPSDLTSGNSNSIQKFTEVVVTAAPPTVNVALTELTPTLGSTNGGNEIVLKGTGFTGATDVKFGDVSARSFTVVDDTKIVAIAPTASAPGDVQVKVLSKGTVSNTLAYSYRRSFQLSAQARPLNSSIYQYFDDRLIVKLNDQVLADMAGENLPPGNYPPRVLKDFEANSGDKLTFIVVNGWPWACGSGQIDLITLEGQSRVAYPGFTDANCNDRIGEVARYEYTMPDGPGRAVPIVAPDIETLTLTPGVAGTSTTVSWKLLNPGNKTLTCSVDFGDGQNRTVDPCNLSDSIQHTYGGAGTYRVKLKVVDGPYASGDFNDKRSGESNGIQKFAEVSIGSAPTTNQPPLLDALSVSPSPAQVGQAVTLSWKTTDAENDAVSCVVDFGDGQTKALENCTGTQSLPHTYAAAGTYTVKVTGTDARGGSTTRTVSADVKAGVTNTAAVIANLTVTPSSVTVGQETSVGWSVTDPENDAVSCVVDFGDGQTQNLQNCAGQQTLKHTYGAAGSFTVKVVATDAPGNKTERAVGVTATAAPGNTPPMISEYNYSPTNVVAASAVTINWTTTDAQTDLIHCEVSFGDNEDRSLNNCAGAQSLEHVYVKPGTYTVTILATDASGLQARSVNYITVTEGKRVSYSLVQEGDSGVESARGILLQDPTFVKTGYKIIGIAGTKENDGYGYYLNVMTDAYDEHHVTFLIADIDQQGVSSLIQALYTSDTDTMDYTNLNNGRTLSIENFSTYSRPENQQGLFDKLLILYSNPLNDVYSSMSPSTSSTLSSVGGTRSAASSLTSSRRIMPTSDVSFCRDCSAVYQSYQPADLIARVKRGQKNFLNNIALAATIASTALIVPSIIVGGTAALVVGLTSTVAGIAGAATTLYLAIGEPEKDVQEYERIARDLFAGWQHCVDPYNEIANGVIPVTIAFAEQFFKEFWVRDALYNTVIGKGATKTGALVATQETAESVYQTLSGYTILGRSYVNGNAISATAYVPPTTCVAR
- a CDS encoding DUF3761 domain-containing protein produces the protein MKQLLFALALALGTQATALQVTTTNNVNLRGGPSTSARVLTVIPRGTSLNVGSCTTWCPVTYGGQKGFVSRSVLTFKAPVTPAPVPVPSNGTYTNVDGQQIQRPVFFDSVPSGASARCRDGSYSFSAHRRGTCSHHGGVATWY
- a CDS encoding DUF3006 domain-containing protein, which codes for MVPAEEQDTLTGRVIVDGIEGNLARVELEDGQTEDWPLASLPGNVREGDVLRLHLEGGDLTVEIDHGATRERREAAQAQLDALNGVAPVGEIDL